Proteins co-encoded in one Aquincola tertiaricarbonis genomic window:
- a CDS encoding OmpH family outer membrane protein: MNKWKTFAAAVATASLWATCTVAQAQELKIGYVNSERVLREANPAKAAQAKLEGEFGKREKELADVANKLKAAADKLEKDSPTLSESERTRRQRELTEQDRDFQRKRREFQEDLNNRKNEELAAVVERANKVIKQIFDNEKYDLILQEVVFAGPRVDITKKVIDALNASK; this comes from the coding sequence ATGAACAAGTGGAAGACGTTCGCCGCCGCGGTGGCAACCGCGTCGCTGTGGGCGACGTGCACCGTGGCACAGGCCCAGGAGCTGAAGATCGGCTACGTCAACAGCGAGCGCGTGCTGCGCGAGGCCAACCCGGCCAAGGCAGCCCAAGCCAAGCTGGAGGGCGAGTTCGGCAAGCGCGAGAAGGAACTGGCCGACGTGGCCAACAAGCTCAAGGCCGCTGCCGACAAGCTGGAAAAGGACTCGCCGACGCTGAGCGAATCCGAGCGTACCCGCCGCCAGCGCGAGCTGACCGAGCAGGACCGGGACTTCCAGCGCAAGCGCCGCGAGTTCCAGGAAGACCTGAACAACCGCAAGAACGAAGAGCTGGCGGCCGTGGTCGAGCGCGCCAACAAGGTCATCAAGCAGATCTTCGACAACGAGAAGTACGACCTGATCCTGCAGGAAGTGGTCTTTGCCGGCCCGCGTGTCGACATCACCAAGAAGGTGATCGACGCGCTCAACGCCAGCAAGTGA